Proteins co-encoded in one Coriobacterium glomerans PW2 genomic window:
- a CDS encoding enolase C-terminal domain-like protein: MSVPTIEKMEVYPVAGYDSMLLNLSGAHGPYFTRNIVIMTDSEGIEGISEVPGSKKITEVLNECSDLVVGKAVGEYKNIVRSIHERYAKLDAGGRGGQTFDLRTTVHVQTAVETALLDILGKHLEVPVAALLGDGQQRDSVRFLGYLFYVGDRTKTDLPYIHGDDDSDAWGRIRREPALTPEAIVEQARAVRERYGFHDFKLKGGVFAGAEEMEAIRGIKHAFPDARIDLDPNGAWSLAEAVEICRDMVGILTYCEDPCGAEGRFSGRETMAEFHRLTGLPTATNMIATDWREMKAAIRLDSVSIPLADPHFWTMQGCVRVAQLCHDMDLTWGVHSNNHFDISLMMVAHAAAAAPGFYNACDTHYIWQDGQHLGETAPVFQDGRLSVPRDVPGLGIEIDRAKLDAAHRLYVEHDCGTRDDAAAMQYLIPGWEFDPKRPALVR; encoded by the coding sequence TTCACGCGCAACATCGTCATCATGACCGATTCCGAGGGCATCGAGGGCATCTCGGAGGTTCCAGGATCCAAGAAGATCACCGAGGTGCTCAACGAATGCAGCGATCTCGTCGTTGGAAAAGCCGTGGGCGAGTACAAAAACATCGTCCGCTCGATTCATGAGCGCTACGCGAAGCTCGATGCCGGCGGCCGCGGTGGTCAGACGTTCGATTTGCGTACGACCGTACACGTGCAGACGGCGGTGGAGACCGCGCTGCTCGACATCCTGGGCAAGCATCTCGAGGTGCCCGTGGCGGCCCTGCTCGGCGACGGTCAGCAGCGCGACTCGGTGCGCTTTTTGGGCTATCTGTTCTACGTCGGCGATCGCACCAAGACCGATCTGCCCTATATCCACGGCGACGACGATTCCGACGCGTGGGGTCGCATCCGCCGCGAGCCCGCGCTCACGCCCGAGGCCATCGTCGAGCAGGCTCGGGCCGTCCGGGAGCGCTACGGCTTCCACGACTTCAAGCTCAAGGGCGGCGTGTTCGCCGGTGCGGAGGAGATGGAGGCGATCCGCGGGATCAAGCACGCCTTCCCCGATGCGCGCATCGATCTCGATCCGAACGGCGCCTGGTCGCTCGCCGAGGCGGTCGAGATCTGTCGTGACATGGTCGGCATCCTCACGTACTGCGAGGACCCCTGCGGTGCCGAGGGCCGCTTCTCCGGCCGCGAGACGATGGCGGAGTTTCACCGTCTCACGGGGCTGCCGACGGCGACGAACATGATCGCCACGGACTGGCGCGAGATGAAGGCGGCGATCCGGCTCGATTCGGTTTCGATTCCGCTGGCGGACCCTCACTTCTGGACGATGCAGGGTTGCGTGCGCGTCGCACAGCTCTGTCACGACATGGATCTCACGTGGGGCGTGCACTCGAACAACCACTTCGACATCTCGCTGATGATGGTCGCGCATGCCGCGGCGGCGGCACCGGGCTTCTACAACGCCTGCGACACCCACTACATCTGGCAGGACGGCCAGCATCTGGGAGAGACGGCACCGGTCTTTCAGGATGGCCGCCTGAGTGTTCCGCGCGATGTACCCGGTCTGGGCATCGAGATAGATCGTGCGAAGCTCGATGCGGCGCATCGGCTCTACGTCGAGCATGACTGCGGCACCCGCGACGATGCCGCCGCCATGCAGTATCTGATCCCCGGTTGGGAATTCGACCCGAAGCGTCCGGCGCTCGTGCGCTGA
- a CDS encoding glycerate kinase, whose protein sequence is MRRDISSEKMLHEDKDRRMSSSPEQTTEKEARIDMRDCSVLLAVDSFKGSASSSRVESLIEQGIRRIVPSARILKFPIADGGEGTVEAIVSARGGKLRRVCARGPLGETVEARYGIVEESTAIVEMAETSGITLIEQTPRNALSASSWGVGQIIIDAIEAGCKRILIGLGGSATSDGGMGMAKALGIEFLDSARRPVPCGLEGMRTLASIDVGGLDPRIAETEFTILTDVDNPLTGQNGALRVYGPQKGIEPSEIETLDGWMSSFAALLETTVGKRVQDRPGAGAAGGLGAALMAFCDARVERGIDYVLDAIELEDAMADVDLVITGEGRIDAQSANGKAPVGVAARAKRRGKPVIAIAGGRGDDIETVYAAGIDLVLPTVPRTMGLDEAIARVDIDVPAAGETAMRAFLLSLPQVGTSIPPRVR, encoded by the coding sequence GTGAGGCGGGATATCTCAAGTGAGAAGATGTTGCATGAGGACAAGGATCGACGAATGAGCTCGAGTCCCGAACAGACAACGGAGAAGGAGGCGCGGATCGACATGCGCGACTGTTCTGTGCTGCTGGCCGTTGACTCCTTCAAGGGGTCCGCGTCGAGCAGCAGGGTGGAGAGCCTCATAGAGCAGGGTATCCGGCGGATCGTCCCTTCCGCGCGGATTCTCAAATTCCCCATCGCGGATGGTGGAGAGGGCACCGTGGAGGCAATCGTATCGGCGCGAGGGGGCAAGCTCAGGCGCGTCTGCGCTCGCGGGCCGCTCGGCGAGACCGTCGAGGCGCGCTATGGCATCGTCGAGGAGTCCACCGCGATCGTAGAGATGGCCGAGACGAGTGGCATCACGCTCATAGAGCAGACTCCGAGAAACGCCCTGAGCGCGTCGTCGTGGGGGGTCGGACAAATCATCATCGACGCGATCGAGGCAGGTTGCAAGCGCATCCTGATCGGTTTAGGCGGCAGCGCCACCAGTGACGGCGGAATGGGTATGGCAAAGGCGCTTGGAATCGAGTTTCTCGATTCAGCTCGCAGACCGGTGCCGTGCGGGCTCGAGGGGATGCGAACGCTTGCATCGATCGATGTCGGCGGTCTGGATCCGCGCATCGCCGAGACCGAGTTCACGATACTGACCGATGTCGACAATCCCCTCACCGGGCAGAACGGCGCGCTTAGGGTCTATGGCCCGCAGAAGGGCATCGAACCGTCTGAGATAGAGACACTCGACGGCTGGATGAGCTCGTTCGCGGCGCTTCTCGAGACCACGGTCGGCAAGCGCGTGCAGGATCGTCCCGGTGCCGGTGCGGCGGGAGGCTTGGGTGCCGCCCTGATGGCCTTTTGCGATGCCCGCGTCGAGCGCGGTATCGATTACGTGCTCGACGCCATCGAGCTCGAGGATGCCATGGCGGATGTGGATCTCGTGATCACCGGTGAGGGCCGCATCGATGCGCAATCGGCAAACGGCAAGGCACCGGTCGGCGTCGCCGCACGTGCGAAGCGCAGGGGAAAGCCCGTGATCGCCATCGCGGGGGGTCGCGGTGACGATATCGAAACCGTCTATGCCGCCGGGATCGATCTCGTGCTCCCGACGGTGCCGCGCACCATGGGTCTTGACGAGGCGATCGCACGCGTTGATATCGACGTGCCCGCCGCCGGCGAGACCGCCATGCGCGCGTTTCTTCTCTCGTTGCCTCAGGTGGGGACCTCTATCCCGCCTCGGGTTCGATAG
- a CDS encoding dihydrodipicolinate synthase family protein, which yields MSNKIDKAAFKGIFVPILTPVDDSGAIDERRLRAQTDYVIEHGVDGILAFGSNSEFYMFEDDEMIEATRWIIDQAAGRVPVMFGIGHIRTSRASALARRASDLDIDAISVLQPMFIVPTAEALYHHFSAIAHAVPDTAMFIYNNPGRAGYAVPIPVITRLAHEIDSIVGIKDSSGNITDLQELIRQNRDIGFRVFAGKDTIVYLSLSAGAAGSVCSTANMYPELVCGIYDKFVAGDLSGALEDQFTLNPIRLSQDAASFPAATKDMARLMGMDVGSVIPPTEATTGPALEHMKRTMREAGYLK from the coding sequence ATGTCCAACAAGATCGATAAAGCTGCATTCAAGGGAATCTTCGTTCCCATTCTGACCCCGGTAGACGACAGCGGAGCCATCGATGAGCGACGGCTGCGCGCCCAGACCGACTATGTGATCGAGCACGGGGTCGACGGCATCCTCGCTTTCGGCTCGAACTCGGAATTCTATATGTTTGAAGACGATGAGATGATCGAGGCGACGCGTTGGATCATAGATCAGGCCGCGGGCCGCGTGCCTGTCATGTTCGGCATCGGGCACATCAGAACGAGCCGGGCCTCAGCCTTGGCTCGTCGAGCGTCCGATCTCGATATCGACGCGATCTCTGTGCTTCAGCCCATGTTCATCGTGCCGACGGCAGAAGCTCTCTATCATCATTTCAGCGCGATCGCCCATGCGGTTCCCGACACGGCGATGTTTATCTACAACAATCCGGGGCGTGCAGGCTACGCTGTGCCGATTCCCGTTATCACCCGTCTTGCACATGAGATCGACTCGATCGTCGGCATCAAGGACTCCAGCGGCAACATCACAGATCTGCAAGAGCTCATTCGCCAAAACCGTGACATCGGCTTTCGGGTGTTCGCCGGCAAGGACACGATCGTCTATCTCAGCCTCAGCGCCGGAGCCGCGGGTTCGGTCTGTTCGACCGCGAACATGTATCCCGAACTCGTCTGCGGCATCTACGATAAGTTCGTCGCGGGCGACCTTTCCGGCGCTCTCGAGGATCAGTTCACGCTCAACCCCATCCGTCTGTCGCAGGATGCGGCGAGTTTTCCGGCGGCGACCAAGGATATGGCTCGGCTCATGGGCATGGATGTGGGTTCTGTGATCCCGCCGACTGAGGCCACGACCGGTCCGGCGCTCGAGCATATGAAAAGGACGATGCGTGAGGCGGGATATCTCAAGTGA